Below is a window of Cryptococcus neoformans var. neoformans JEC21 chromosome 12 sequence DNA.
ATAGCCTTGGCAGCTAACAGAAGATGTTCAGTTCTGGCGTCCCCCATAGTCGCACGGCTAGATCGATGAATACCCTTGCTATTTTCGAGCTGAGGCATATACTGAGGGAGAAAAACGGGCGGCGCAGAAGTTGCGGGTGTTAATTCTGTAGGCTTGGAAGTAAGAGCTGAGGTGTTAAGAATGACATGCGGTCTAAGAAGACGGAGTTCGTTGACAAGTCGGTCGATTTGTCTTTGGGTGTCAACCAACTAGGGGAAAATCAGCTCTAGCCATCGGATGACTGACCAAACGTACTCTGGGTGCCATCAATCTGTTGTCCATTTCCAGTCTCTTGTTCGCCGCTTCGAGCTCCTTGTGATAACCAACATCCAAATCCAATACTTTTCGTTTGTTTGAaactttttcctcctcttttgAAACCATGACTGCCCGCATCTCTTTATGCCATGAATCTCTCTCGACAGCATGTCGTTCTCGCTCGGTAGCCATGAGCTGTTCCGAAATTTTGGCCTGTTGCTGCATGGTCGCAATAGTGCTTTTCTGCGCTGCTAAACGCTCTTGCAGAAATGGCAAATGATTGAGAGTAAGCGGTAAAAGAGTCTTGACCTGATTTCGAAGTTAGTTGGCAATCATCCTTTGAATAATGCGAGTGATTGATAACCCACCATTCCCAGTAGCTCATCTCTTTGCACCCACTCATCCCCTGTCTTTCCATTGGCCTCCAACTCGTTCACTCTTGACTGTAATCTTGTGAGCTGTTCCATGTCGAATccagtctcttcttcatccttaTCTTCCGCACTCTCAActgctctttcctttcccttgtctttcctttctccattCGCTGTACCCATATCAATGCTCCCTCTTTCGCTCCCAGAGACGCTTCCTTCTATTCTGACCTCACCACCATCGAAAGTCGCTCGAGGAGTACGCAATACGGCCGTCTTCGGGGTCTCGTCCATCTGTGGGGTATCGGGGAAAGACAGCGTCGGTGTCTGTATAGTAGTCGGCGACGGTGTTGAGGCTTGCATTGGCGCTTGCGGTGCCAGGCTAACCAGTGAGGTAACGGGGTGTATGCCGGTAGGCAGAAGGCGAATCGCGGGATGGAGAAAGTAAAAGGAAAAGTGCTGCTTGGGGAAAATCAACGGAAGACACCCACGCTTGAGGAAAGTTCACACGTCATTTCCGCAAGTGGCAAAAATCACAAAGATCGCGTTTTATTTCTCCGCGACGAAAATCAATGTGGCACATCACGTTCCGTGCGCAAGTATgcatcatccatccatccattcTAACTCAATGAATGTCCACTCTGCGACATAATTGCATGCATTGAAAAGGTCCAACAATAAGATTTACACGGAACCCTTTGGGTATACAAACAAATAGCTTATATCCTATACATAACTACCAGagatcatcctcttcatcagtaAATGAATACATGTATTCATTAACATCATTCCAAGGGACGTTTGGAACAGGAAGCAGCTCATCTTGAGAAGAGCCGTCTTCATCAGAAGTCTCAGAACCCTCTCCATTGGCAACGCGCTGAGCTTTCCTCGCGGCTTTGGCCGCCCTGTGCTCCCTCCAATCAGCGACGAAATCGATGAACGTGCCTTGATAATGCCAGATCCCGCAATCCTTGTCCACTCCATACTTGGCGCCAATATCATCAGGATCAACGGTAGTCTGGGGGTATTGCCTCGATTTCGGTTCTTTTTCAACGTAAGTGGGATCGGCTTTGCGTTTGGCCGCATTGGCTTGTCGGGTGGCTAGAGACTTCAAGGCTCTTTCATTGGCAGATTCACTAAAGGCCAAGTCTAGTAAGAACAGTCATGTATTAGTATGGAATTGATGCTTACACATGGTAATGATGGCCAATAGGACCGCCATGAGAACGAAGAGCAAGAGCTTGGATGGCCGCAAGGGAGTAACTGTTTTGCTGAGTCAACTACGATTATCGTTAGGAAGTCTCTACACTTACATGCTCGATGGAGTTTTAGGATTCAAGGGATTCGGCTGAAATCTAATCAGCACGATACATGAGCCCGAACAAAAATTCACTCACCACAAGGTAGTGCTTCAAGCATAACAGCTCTGCTTCTCCTACTTTGAACACCCTTATTGCATCCTTCTCACATTATCAGCTACCGTTGCCCCTATCTTGACGCGGTTGTACTCACTGCTCGGTTGATGAATTTCTTATTTGCAGCTTCAACAGCTCTAGCTCTCCATGGGCTTGGATATGCGTCATGGGGCAGTCTCTCTCCCGTCAATGGATCATACTCGACCAAGGTTGCATGGGGTCTCTTTGGTTTTTCCTCGGGAGGCAAGACCCAGTTTGGATCCCGAACAAACTTTTTGGtttgcttctttttgcccttcttgcGCGTTGACCTGtcgccttccttgccttcgtCTGCTTCGTCTTCGCTTGAAAGATCGCTGAAATCCTCGCCCTTGTCGTAGTTATCATACGtcctcctcaacaatcTCATTTTGTCTTCCAGTTTGTAAATCTTTTGCCATAGTTCACCATCCTTATTGTGAACAGattcttcccattcccattcttGCAAAGTTGAGTAGAAATTAAGCTCGTCGTCGgattcttcat
It encodes the following:
- a CDS encoding expressed protein; this translates as MQPKRTAETRNSTTKRARTVQSGKDETADPPVAVAEDIRSIDSRLKGRAKGRKGKNKAEGTSDSPPPGPKKRVRKPFAAKEATWRDIPDWGDRTDVPLFRLPAEVLDLCFGTKLNLGLQLRDYVALAGVSRYFRFHFTDDVFREIYLKSHPNYMKLRPCARRSPIKHSQLIFTRAVKDWRQDPPLKRFDHLEIHMRSIPPREEWTQKDYEFVIRADKIIAQARQIWADARAERANIKKEKMKKRRVLRKVIVDGISRTVLATVPGLKHGETQGPKNELGVPIMTDENGKEIGLGASHAEEGNDGHDDDDDEESDDELNFYSTLQEWEWEESVHNKDGELWQKIYKLEDKMRLLRRTYDNYDKGEDFSDLSSEDEADEGKEGDRSTRKKGKKKQTKKFVRDPNWVLPPEEKPKRPHATLVEYDPLTGERLPHDAYPSPWRARAVEAANKKFINRADAIRVFKVGEAELLCLKHYLVPNPLNPKTPSSIYSLAAIQALALRSHGGPIGHHYHVESANERALKSLATRQANAAKRKADPTYVEKEPKSRQYPQTTVDPDDIGAKYGVDKDCGIWHYQGTFIDFVADWREHRAAKAARKAQRVANGEGSETSDEDGSSQDELLPVPNVPWNDVNEYMYSFTDEEDDLW